In Mesoplodon densirostris isolate mMesDen1 chromosome 5, mMesDen1 primary haplotype, whole genome shotgun sequence, a single window of DNA contains:
- the LOC132490543 gene encoding proline-rich protein 23C-like gives MGSRSRSPSAYPADWWGPQTEGPGPAKRRRTEEPEGPESESESEAAPSLDNLTGPPAADALTSVVVLPAGCALHLPLDDVDVLLEPEPTSVLQVSLGDHILMLVPEALLGWGVEGPWGQGLQRAAFLSAPGEYMALEPGFFCAAVPEIARQEEVNREEADAELLPPGMEAEAGSVAELRSITARVSGPSAQGFVPEPCPWAPNPSPEKGSPHHDDNLDMHLLEPFPDSPLQPLPPSPIPGPHERPQRPYGPKRKAQRCLFPE, from the coding sequence ATGGGCAGCCGGTCCCGCAGCCCCAGTGCCTACCCTGCGGACTGGTGGGGACCGCAGACCGAAGGACCCGGCCCCGCCAAGCGCCGCCGAACGGAGGAGCCCGAGGGCCCCGAGTCCGAGTCCGAGTCCGAGGCGGCGCCCAGCCTGGACAACCTGACGGGACCTCCGGCCGCGGACGCGCTCACTTCCGTAGTGGTCCTGCCCGCCGGCtgtgccctgcacctgcccctagATGACGTCGACGTGCTGCTGGAGCCCGAGCCCACGTCCGTGCTGCAAGTGTCTCTCGGAGATCACATCCTCATGCTGGTCCCCgaggccctcctgggctggggcgtGGAAGGCCCGTGGGGACAGGGCCTGCAACGGGCCGCTTTCCTGAGCGCTCCAGGGGAGTACATGGCCCTGGAGCCGGGATTCTTCTGcgcagctgtcccagagatcgCCCGCCAAGAAGAGGTCAACAGGGAGGAAGCAGATGCCGAGCTCCTGCCGCCtgggatggaggctgaagccGGCTCCGTCGCTGAGCTCCGCAGCATCACCGCAAGGGTGTCGGGACCCAGCGCGCAGGGCTTTGTCCCAGAGCCCTGTCCTTGGGCGCCCAATCCTAGTCCAGAGAAAGGCTCTCCTCACCACGACGACAACCTGGACATGCACCTTCTGGAGCCCTTTCCGGACTCACCACTCCAACCTCTACCTCCCTCTCCTATTCCGGGTCCTCACGAGCGCCCCCAACGCCCTTATGGTCCTAAGCGCAAGGCCCAGAGATGTCTGTTCCCCGAATGA